The Paenibacillus sp. MBLB1832 genome has a window encoding:
- a CDS encoding XdhC family protein: MELYQRLISSIESRIGVALITVTRIDLHDPNHYWQLTEFTVGTKLLVYASGNVFCEKELAMEDWQPLLENAKMALANQKSHTCISQIKSCEIEYFVDVYPQPLHLIVVGAGHVAKPLVEMGNKLGFYITVICDRPQFANNEQFPWADEVVCRPYTEYFRNLDISDRPYILLLTRGHQYDVAILREILHLSVPYIGMIGSRRRISGVFSQLHEDLPDVGFQHVYAPIGLDIGAQTPEEIAISVLAEILRVKNQKSGRSLKEEVRHFIVDRQVEEE, encoded by the coding sequence ATGGAACTTTATCAGAGACTGATCTCCTCCATTGAAAGTCGAATAGGGGTTGCCTTAATCACAGTCACAAGGATCGATCTTCACGATCCAAACCATTACTGGCAGCTAACGGAATTTACTGTGGGAACCAAGCTGCTGGTTTACGCTAGTGGAAACGTATTTTGTGAAAAAGAATTAGCAATGGAAGACTGGCAGCCTCTATTGGAAAATGCAAAGATGGCGTTGGCCAATCAAAAATCACATACGTGCATTTCACAAATAAAGTCCTGCGAAATCGAATATTTTGTGGACGTGTATCCGCAGCCGTTGCATCTAATCGTTGTGGGAGCTGGCCATGTGGCGAAGCCATTGGTGGAAATGGGTAACAAGCTTGGGTTTTATATCACTGTCATTTGTGATAGGCCACAATTTGCGAATAACGAACAATTTCCTTGGGCCGACGAGGTTGTATGTAGACCCTATACGGAGTATTTCCGAAATTTGGACATATCGGATCGGCCTTATATATTGTTGCTCACACGGGGCCATCAGTATGATGTTGCGATCCTCCGTGAAATTCTGCATCTTTCTGTTCCCTACATAGGAATGATTGGAAGCCGTAGACGCATTTCAGGTGTGTTTTCTCAGCTCCATGAGGATTTGCCAGATGTCGGGTTTCAGCATGTATACGCGCCTATTGGTCTGGATATTGGCGCACAAACGCCTGAGGAGATAGCAATTAGCGTGTTGGCGGAAATTTTACGGGTAAAGAATCAGAAATCCGGAAGATCACTAAAAGAAGAAGTCCGCCATTTTATCGTGGATAGGCAGGTGGAAGAGGAATGA
- a CDS encoding cupin domain-containing protein, translating into MFIRKSGYYADTAGMEMENGGIHPYSELLYIVAGNALLTWAGKDYTVQAQDLILLPPNTPHELNRLSPGLSYYYLELDLAGDVAFPDTKKARIWCELQSVLDRASPLIRMLHGSLQLLGQLIQDRGRFPSTIFNSYVQSELSNILLSVDYVLRSATPTTADGNTWEAGKRNIVDTLMSYMESHYKENSITLQTLVSLVHLIPLI; encoded by the coding sequence TTGTTTATTCGAAAAAGCGGTTATTACGCCGATACGGCGGGTATGGAGATGGAAAACGGAGGTATCCATCCATACTCTGAACTTTTATATATCGTTGCAGGAAATGCCTTGTTAACCTGGGCGGGTAAAGACTACACCGTTCAGGCGCAAGATCTCATCCTTCTACCTCCAAATACCCCTCATGAATTAAACCGCTTGTCTCCGGGCTTATCCTATTATTATCTGGAGTTGGATCTTGCAGGGGATGTGGCGTTCCCCGACACCAAGAAAGCTAGAATTTGGTGCGAATTACAGTCGGTACTGGATCGGGCCTCGCCTCTTATTCGGATGTTACATGGGAGCTTACAGCTGTTAGGTCAGCTTATTCAGGATCGTGGCCGCTTCCCCTCTACTATTTTTAATTCCTACGTACAATCGGAGCTATCCAATATCCTGTTGAGCGTGGATTATGTGTTACGTTCGGCCACTCCGACCACGGCTGACGGGAATACTTGGGAAGCAGGCAAAAGAAACATCGTTGACACGCTCATGAGCTACATGGAATCGCATTACAAGGAAAACTCGATTACACTCCAAACTTTAGTAAGCCTAGTTCATTTAATCCCTCTTATTTAA
- a CDS encoding XdhC family protein codes for MSDLELLKRIVQIKSTGTNAVLATVIRTKGSTPRKVGAKMIIYADGTIAGTIGGGCGEGEVIEIAMHVIAAKMSIQHTVDLTAGLFYEDGGICGGIQVVFIEPLH; via the coding sequence ATGAGCGATCTTGAGCTGCTGAAACGGATCGTACAGATTAAATCTACCGGTACAAATGCGGTATTGGCTACCGTGATTCGAACGAAGGGATCTACGCCTAGAAAGGTCGGCGCGAAAATGATTATTTATGCCGATGGAACCATTGCTGGGACGATCGGAGGGGGGTGTGGGGAAGGCGAGGTGATTGAGATAGCCATGCATGTTATAGCCGCAAAGATGAGCATCCAGCACACGGTTGATCTGACTGCAGGACTGTTTTATGAAGATGGAGGGATCTGCGGCGGCATTCAGGTTGTATTTATTGAGCCCCTACATTGA
- a CDS encoding nucleotidyltransferase family protein, protein MEAIILAAGLSSRAHDFKMTLQLGTMTVLEHTVSKFEGICKRVIVVSGFQCERIQEATSEMQKKNKYNMDIVDVVNPHFDQGMFSSVQRGCREVEASSFFITPGDCPLVQKETIWKLAQEKGEVVIPSYQWKGGHPIKLTGEIKTRILEAKPDSNLRAILQLYEKNYMNIDDPGVLMDLDTPKDFEKATEYYNECSRILKLP, encoded by the coding sequence ATGGAAGCGATCATCCTTGCAGCCGGACTTTCAAGCAGAGCACATGATTTTAAAATGACTTTACAACTAGGGACAATGACCGTATTGGAGCATACCGTTTCAAAATTTGAAGGCATATGCAAAAGGGTTATCGTTGTAAGTGGATTTCAGTGCGAACGGATACAAGAAGCTACATCAGAGATGCAGAAGAAAAACAAATATAACATGGATATCGTAGATGTTGTTAATCCACATTTTGACCAAGGTATGTTTAGTTCCGTTCAAAGAGGCTGCAGAGAAGTGGAAGCATCTAGCTTTTTTATTACACCTGGAGATTGTCCCCTTGTCCAGAAGGAAACCATTTGGAAGTTAGCACAAGAAAAGGGGGAGGTTGTGATTCCAAGTTATCAATGGAAAGGCGGACACCCGATTAAATTAACAGGCGAGATAAAGACACGCATTCTTGAAGCCAAGCCTGATAGTAATCTGAGAGCAATTCTTCAACTATATGAAAAGAATTATATGAATATAGACGATCCTGGTGTCCTTATGGATTTGGATACGCCGAAAGATTTTGAGAAAGCAACTGAATATTACAACGAATGCAGCAGAATTTTAAAACTACCATAA
- a CDS encoding OmpL47-type beta-barrel domain-containing protein: MIKFVRIRSIIKFMLSALLVLSSLGSSWLPLEKAFAAGNKPFTIGFESSESYTMNADVYNQPASGVKWGRGTNTVLFKVDPTAGKTGAGLRSQSTGAQFEQIRFLPTAAELGVQPGPPLNSKMSFSLDVNMNDQPGAYAQDWEVGIRDLNGTNQGYAITLSINADGTIQYKNGGTWISVKQSDQTTVMKLVPNTYATISGILDYATKKYKLYVNGVPQSSGGNISFTSSIVDEFGYIAIKKLSTAPKNISLDNVTMGLNAAPELTNAIVGNDARTITLQFDRQLQNQLAALQSSVSLATYGNSFSPLQSNDQVFIQGNSISIQLAAPLLGSENVLKISGGALTDIYGNTNAIDILTPPLKGLSEAAPSLPPVLTGETVNPTNTTVTLQFDQPIMANTTNLKEMASIASDGVQFKPLGENDQIFIQGNTIVIRLGYGLKGTENKIKLQANAIRSLNGGAVLGNAIVTDSLRGVTEPTMRSLLNEHPRLLATKADFQRIQTHVANQTSPYKEWFAKLDHDAQGMLQLAPSTYNVTSGEGLLATSRQVLTRVQTLAMMYRVQKESNIALATAYANRAWTELNTAAAFPDWYPYHFLDTAEMTAAFAIGYDWLYDYLDESQKLVVRNAIVNKGLLPGKATYDSHYNGAPKPVDKDNWGDFGRNGWVTINNNWNFVTNGGLGLGALAIGDEEPVLSEQIIQFTKRSLPNVTTEFAPDGGWMEGATYWSYAVDYFTTYIASLQSSLGTDMGLLSTPALDQTSLYPIYLSGSTGQAVNFGDGLTASSSTPAMFYYAKQFHHPEYARWRKALTLGEPKDLIWYDPAYDKSLNESQTPLDKYFGKVELFSMRSSWDQSSGTSVSFKAGDNLAASHGDLDVGTFVMDALGVRWAQDFGLDSYLLPNYFQTGASGERWKYYTKRAEGHNTLLVNPGTAPDQDPTAKAVISRFGSSEQEAFAIADLTSVYKDVYAQGGSLTRGIRLFDNRRSVMVQDELVTQVPVELWWSMHTAAETELSGDGKSIILKSENKRLKMTIVSPAAASFTVRNSDYLSPAMSSSPLENSRAGIQNVTIYMPNAGTTTLSVLMTPYYAGDVLDEPVASLKPLAQWSVDASPAAKLDSIAIDGIPISNFQPGNFSYSRILPLGATIPNVTASVSDPDLEVHVIQADLLQGSAWVEVQSRTHTKQNSRYKVSFIYPIDSGSILSYSGFQPGNTPENTLDGNGSTRWSAQGAGQWIQYNLGQDQLISEVQLAFNQSDARKYTFDVLVSTDGITYTKVLDRVISSLTPATNPVEYPLQSFSFSPIAARLVKIVGYGSTVNDWNNYTEVRIGNVTPVLTPMPASLESVAVNPEATQVLIGKQTRLTVTGKLTNGSEVSKAQFAAIKYRSSDSSVLTINEDGVVTGHKLGRAFIAADVTYQGVTRKGVTQVIVRDRSSYTVSASADSYVNNGGNASSNYGAATRMLVKLNSQAGLDRRTFLQFDLSDVPAGSTGAKLYLFGDQDNDTGDFAVWGVGDSWTERGLTYQNMPQQQGNPIVGNVKFSVGSGSWKSIDITPYVNNQLSAGDKIISLEVVGTSNATLAGLESREGVNGAYLLFSYPLILTTGVSVSPSEFELTVGAERDLEAVVTPADAYNPTTVWSSSDTAVAVVDAQTGKVKAIGEGKATITVMTEEGGHSAVSLLTVKSIPPPAPPVVVSPIDAVVTRSGQVVISLQAEFGVIVKVRNGAEVIATAVGAGDTAVSVPLPVLADGVYLLTATSTDAKGKESEAATIPTITVAVTPADVTPTIASYNKGAPLDVDFTITANGNEFSGLQNGAYTLVPKVDYTVSGDVYRIKSSYLSTLPVGTATITFDFATAADKQVTIQVTPDTLPPSIPEGLQVTGTSKNSVSLAWSASADAGGTVTYELYCGAERVAAGITQTTYTAAGLQPDTAYSFSVRAVDSAGNASDLSSAVTVDLKPPVTVSSTSPAQPDGQSGWYRNPVTITLTATDNMSGVDKTEYSLDGGASWMPYTAPVTVNDNGQRTFLFRSKDKEGNVEVAQSLSLQLDTNSPISSAALAPAQPDGQIGWYRTPVSIDLSTVDAVSGVASTEYTIDGGVSWLPYAGTIVIGQEGQTTVGYRSTDKAGNQETTRSVSVSVDSTAPAASATVASTQGGQNGWYSHPVTVTLNAADNLSGVTQTLYSLDGGAHWNVYTGAFQVSQDGSYTILYRSKDNAGNEESVKTIVFDVDATAPVIAVGIPTEGGRYRDTDNLKVQFSVTESGGSGLATETTTATLDGSIVQNGQSIDLTGLALGNHTFVVSASDQAGNVNTVTITFLVYADRDSLNAQINRFATSGAIDSSGVANSLRAKVKAGSYSDLIAELQSQSGKHIKASAAALLIRDAQHILSH, translated from the coding sequence TTGATTAAGTTTGTTCGGATTAGATCCATAATTAAATTTATGCTTAGCGCGCTCCTGGTACTATCATCTCTCGGCAGTTCATGGTTACCGCTTGAGAAGGCGTTTGCTGCAGGCAACAAGCCGTTCACTATCGGTTTTGAGAGTAGCGAGAGCTATACGATGAATGCTGACGTATATAATCAACCGGCCAGCGGAGTGAAGTGGGGAAGAGGCACCAACACGGTATTGTTCAAAGTAGATCCTACAGCTGGTAAGACCGGTGCCGGCCTTCGTTCTCAGAGCACAGGAGCCCAATTCGAACAGATTCGTTTTCTTCCGACTGCTGCGGAATTGGGCGTTCAGCCAGGACCCCCTTTAAACAGTAAAATGAGCTTCAGCCTGGATGTCAATATGAATGACCAACCGGGGGCTTACGCCCAAGATTGGGAAGTCGGCATTCGGGATCTTAACGGCACGAATCAAGGATATGCCATAACCCTGTCCATTAACGCGGATGGAACCATCCAGTACAAAAACGGGGGAACCTGGATTAGTGTTAAGCAGTCGGATCAAACCACGGTAATGAAGCTTGTACCCAATACTTACGCAACGATCTCCGGTATACTCGATTATGCGACGAAAAAGTATAAGCTTTATGTAAACGGTGTTCCACAAAGCAGTGGTGGAAATATCAGTTTTACAAGTTCGATCGTGGATGAATTTGGCTATATTGCTATTAAAAAATTGAGTACAGCTCCCAAAAACATATCGTTGGATAATGTTACCATGGGTCTTAATGCAGCGCCGGAATTAACAAACGCCATCGTAGGCAATGATGCCAGAACGATAACGCTGCAATTCGACAGACAGCTCCAAAATCAATTAGCAGCACTTCAATCATCTGTGTCACTTGCAACTTATGGAAATAGCTTTAGTCCCCTTCAGTCAAATGACCAAGTTTTCATTCAAGGAAATAGCATAAGCATTCAACTTGCTGCTCCATTATTGGGAAGCGAGAATGTGTTGAAAATCTCTGGGGGTGCACTTACGGATATATACGGAAATACGAATGCCATAGATATCTTGACACCACCGCTCAAAGGGCTTTCGGAAGCGGCCCCTTCATTGCCTCCTGTACTGACCGGAGAAACAGTCAATCCTACGAACACAACGGTTACGCTGCAATTTGATCAGCCGATTATGGCAAATACCACAAATCTGAAAGAGATGGCATCGATTGCATCGGATGGGGTGCAGTTCAAGCCATTAGGAGAAAACGACCAAATTTTCATTCAAGGCAATACGATTGTTATTCGACTAGGCTATGGTCTAAAAGGCACAGAGAATAAAATAAAACTTCAAGCGAACGCAATCCGATCATTGAACGGAGGAGCTGTGCTAGGCAACGCTATTGTAACCGATTCTCTCCGAGGAGTAACCGAACCAACGATGCGTTCGCTTCTTAACGAGCACCCAAGGCTGCTAGCGACCAAAGCAGACTTCCAAAGAATTCAAACCCATGTAGCCAACCAAACAAGCCCCTATAAAGAATGGTTTGCCAAGCTGGATCATGACGCCCAGGGTATGCTTCAGCTTGCGCCGTCAACCTATAACGTCACTTCAGGCGAAGGATTACTGGCAACTAGCAGGCAAGTTCTTACAAGGGTTCAGACCTTGGCCATGATGTATCGTGTTCAAAAAGAATCAAACATCGCACTTGCAACAGCCTACGCGAACCGGGCTTGGACAGAGTTGAATACGGCCGCGGCTTTCCCAGATTGGTATCCCTATCATTTCCTGGATACTGCCGAGATGACGGCCGCATTCGCGATCGGGTATGATTGGCTTTATGACTATTTGGATGAGAGTCAGAAATTGGTTGTACGCAATGCTATTGTTAATAAAGGGTTATTACCGGGCAAAGCCACCTATGACAGCCACTATAATGGAGCACCCAAGCCCGTGGATAAGGATAATTGGGGAGATTTTGGCCGGAACGGATGGGTAACCATCAATAATAATTGGAACTTCGTAACCAATGGCGGCTTAGGACTTGGGGCGTTGGCAATCGGCGATGAGGAACCGGTCCTGTCCGAGCAAATCATCCAATTTACCAAGCGTTCCTTACCGAATGTAACAACGGAATTCGCTCCAGATGGAGGTTGGATGGAGGGAGCCACGTATTGGAGCTATGCAGTAGACTACTTCACCACCTACATTGCCTCTCTTCAATCGTCGTTAGGTACCGATATGGGTCTTCTATCCACGCCAGCGTTAGATCAAACATCGCTCTATCCGATTTATCTATCCGGTAGTACGGGGCAAGCTGTGAACTTCGGTGACGGTTTAACGGCAAGCTCAAGCACACCGGCCATGTTCTATTATGCCAAGCAATTTCATCATCCGGAATACGCAAGATGGAGAAAAGCTTTGACGCTAGGTGAGCCAAAGGATTTGATCTGGTACGATCCGGCCTATGATAAGAGCCTGAATGAATCACAAACACCTTTGGACAAATATTTCGGCAAAGTGGAGCTATTCTCTATGCGAAGTAGCTGGGATCAGTCATCGGGCACCTCCGTTTCTTTCAAAGCTGGCGATAATTTAGCTGCAAGTCATGGTGACTTGGATGTCGGGACCTTTGTTATGGATGCGTTAGGTGTGCGGTGGGCACAGGATTTTGGACTGGACAGCTACTTGCTGCCTAACTACTTTCAGACAGGGGCATCCGGAGAGCGATGGAAATATTATACGAAGCGTGCTGAAGGGCATAATACCCTTCTTGTGAATCCTGGGACGGCACCGGATCAGGATCCAACCGCGAAGGCGGTGATCAGTCGCTTCGGATCCTCCGAACAGGAGGCATTTGCAATTGCAGATTTGACATCTGTCTATAAGGATGTGTATGCACAAGGGGGCAGCTTAACCAGAGGAATCCGATTATTCGATAACCGTCGAAGTGTCATGGTTCAAGACGAGCTGGTTACCCAAGTCCCCGTAGAACTCTGGTGGTCGATGCACACTGCAGCTGAGACGGAGCTTTCCGGAGATGGGAAATCAATTATTTTGAAGAGTGAGAATAAACGCTTGAAAATGACGATTGTATCTCCGGCGGCAGCCAGCTTTACCGTACGCAATTCCGATTATCTCAGTCCAGCAATGTCAAGCTCTCCCTTGGAAAATTCACGTGCCGGCATACAGAATGTGACCATCTATATGCCAAATGCCGGAACCACGACATTATCGGTACTCATGACTCCTTATTATGCCGGGGATGTCCTCGACGAGCCGGTTGCGAGTCTGAAACCGCTGGCCCAGTGGAGTGTAGATGCTTCACCTGCTGCCAAACTGGATTCTATTGCAATAGACGGGATTCCAATTAGCAATTTTCAACCTGGCAATTTCAGTTATTCCCGAATCCTACCTTTGGGGGCTACCATTCCAAATGTGACCGCTTCAGTGTCCGACCCGGATCTGGAGGTTCATGTCATCCAAGCCGATCTTCTGCAGGGCTCCGCTTGGGTAGAGGTTCAATCCAGGACTCATACCAAGCAGAATAGTCGATATAAAGTCTCCTTTATCTATCCGATTGATAGCGGCAGTATTCTCAGCTACAGTGGCTTCCAGCCGGGAAATACGCCAGAGAACACGCTGGACGGGAATGGAAGCACAAGATGGAGCGCGCAAGGGGCGGGTCAATGGATTCAATATAATCTCGGACAGGATCAGTTGATTAGCGAGGTTCAGCTTGCATTTAATCAATCCGACGCCAGGAAGTATACGTTTGATGTGCTCGTTTCGACGGATGGTATCACCTACACGAAGGTGCTGGACAGAGTGATAAGCTCGCTAACACCGGCTACGAATCCGGTTGAATATCCGCTTCAATCCTTTTCCTTTTCTCCCATCGCAGCGAGATTGGTTAAGATAGTTGGTTATGGGAGTACGGTTAATGATTGGAACAATTATACGGAAGTGCGGATCGGTAATGTAACACCAGTTCTTACTCCGATGCCTGCATCGCTGGAATCCGTTGCAGTTAACCCGGAAGCGACACAAGTATTAATCGGGAAACAAACCAGACTTACTGTAACCGGTAAATTAACGAATGGATCGGAGGTTTCGAAGGCCCAATTTGCTGCTATTAAGTACAGAAGCTCTGATTCCTCCGTCCTTACAATCAACGAGGATGGAGTCGTCACAGGACATAAGCTCGGCAGGGCGTTTATTGCGGCGGATGTCACTTATCAAGGGGTAACAAGGAAGGGAGTTACGCAGGTTATCGTTCGGGACCGTTCCAGCTATACGGTTTCCGCCTCCGCAGATTCCTATGTGAATAATGGTGGAAATGCGTCATCAAATTACGGAGCCGCTACAAGGATGCTTGTGAAGCTGAATTCTCAAGCGGGATTGGACCGCCGAACGTTTCTCCAATTTGATCTCTCCGATGTTCCCGCAGGATCAACGGGCGCTAAATTGTATCTTTTTGGGGACCAAGATAATGATACCGGTGATTTTGCCGTATGGGGTGTGGGTGACTCTTGGACGGAAAGAGGGCTAACATACCAGAACATGCCGCAGCAACAAGGCAACCCTATCGTTGGCAATGTGAAGTTTAGTGTGGGGTCTGGAAGTTGGAAGTCCATAGATATTACCCCGTATGTGAACAATCAGCTTAGTGCTGGAGATAAGATCATCAGTCTGGAGGTTGTAGGAACCTCCAATGCCACATTAGCCGGACTGGAGAGCCGAGAGGGTGTAAATGGCGCTTATCTGCTGTTTTCTTATCCGTTGATTCTTACAACAGGTGTCTCTGTCAGCCCTTCGGAATTCGAACTGACAGTGGGCGCTGAGCGGGATCTGGAGGCAGTGGTGACTCCCGCTGACGCCTATAATCCAACCACCGTGTGGAGCAGCAGTGATACTGCTGTCGCTGTTGTTGACGCTCAAACGGGGAAGGTTAAGGCAATAGGTGAAGGTAAAGCGACCATTACTGTTATGACAGAGGAAGGTGGGCATTCGGCAGTGTCCTTGCTTACTGTCAAATCCATACCTCCACCAGCGCCCCCGGTCGTTGTTTCGCCAATAGATGCTGTGGTAACAAGGTCGGGTCAAGTCGTGATCTCACTACAGGCTGAATTTGGCGTGATTGTAAAGGTGCGTAATGGGGCAGAAGTAATAGCGACTGCGGTGGGCGCAGGCGACACTGCAGTTAGTGTGCCGCTGCCGGTGCTTGCTGACGGCGTGTACTTGCTGACAGCGACTTCTACGGATGCTAAAGGAAAAGAGAGTGAAGCGGCGACCATTCCGACGATCACGGTAGCAGTGACACCGGCGGATGTAACACCTACCATCGCGTCCTACAACAAAGGTGCTCCACTAGATGTGGATTTCACAATAACGGCGAACGGAAACGAGTTTTCCGGGTTGCAAAACGGGGCATACACCCTCGTACCGAAAGTCGATTATACCGTATCAGGAGATGTGTACCGAATCAAGAGCAGTTATTTGAGCACCCTGCCTGTCGGTACCGCAACAATTACCTTTGATTTTGCAACTGCTGCGGATAAGCAAGTAACGATCCAGGTTACTCCGGATACGCTTCCGCCTTCCATTCCGGAGGGGCTTCAGGTTACAGGCACATCGAAGAACAGCGTTAGCTTAGCATGGAGTGCATCAGCCGACGCAGGCGGTACGGTAACTTATGAGTTATATTGTGGAGCTGAACGTGTTGCCGCCGGCATCACTCAGACCACTTATACCGCTGCAGGCTTGCAGCCTGACACGGCCTACAGCTTCTCCGTCAGAGCGGTGGATTCTGCCGGCAATGCATCCGACTTGAGCAGTGCGGTTACGGTGGACCTTAAACCTCCGGTTACTGTTTCCTCGACCAGTCCTGCACAGCCGGATGGACAGAGCGGATGGTATCGTAATCCGGTTACGATTACTTTGACAGCAACGGACAACATGTCAGGAGTCGACAAGACCGAGTATAGTTTGGATGGCGGAGCGAGCTGGATGCCTTACACGGCGCCTGTTACTGTCAACGATAACGGCCAGAGAACGTTCCTCTTCCGCTCGAAGGACAAGGAAGGCAATGTGGAAGTAGCGCAATCGCTCAGCTTGCAATTGGATACAAATAGTCCGATCAGTTCCGCGGCCTTGGCGCCGGCACAGCCGGATGGACAGATCGGATGGTACCGCACGCCTGTATCCATCGACTTAAGCACTGTCGATGCGGTATCCGGTGTGGCGAGCACGGAATATACCATAGATGGCGGAGTTTCCTGGTTACCATACGCAGGTACGATCGTAATCGGGCAGGAAGGACAGACGACCGTAGGTTATCGCTCCACGGACAAGGCTGGAAACCAAGAGACGACTCGTTCCGTAAGTGTGTCGGTTGATTCGACCGCACCTGCGGCATCTGCGACTGTAGCATCTACGCAAGGCGGTCAGAACGGCTGGTATTCGCACCCCGTGACGGTCACGCTTAACGCGGCTGATAACCTGAGCGGTGTTACGCAGACGTTGTATAGTCTTGATGGCGGAGCGCATTGGAATGTTTACACAGGAGCGTTTCAGGTGAGTCAGGACGGTTCGTACACGATTCTTTACCGTTCCAAGGATAACGCAGGCAATGAGGAATCGGTTAAGACGATCGTATTCGATGTTGATGCAACAGCACCAGTCATTGCAGTCGGTATACCGACTGAGGGTGGGCGTTACCGTGATACCGACAATTTGAAGGTTCAGTTCTCTGTTACGGAGTCGGGTGGATCGGGACTTGCAACGGAAACAACAACGGCAACGCTGGATGGAAGCATCGTTCAGAACGGTCAATCGATCGATCTGACGGGCTTGGCACTCGGCAATCACACCTTTGTCGTAAGCGCAAGCGACCAAGCAGGGAATGTCAATACCGTAACCATTACGTTTCTGGTATACGCGGATCGCGACTCGCTTAACGCGCAAATCAACAGATTCGCGACGTCTGGAGCGATCGACAGCAGCGGCGTAGCAAACAGCCTTCGTGCTAAGGTCAAGGCTGGCAGCTACAGCGATCTGATCGCCGAGCTGCAGTCTCAATCCGGCAAGCACATCAAGGCGAGTGCGGCTGCACTACTGATTCGGGATGCCCAACATATTCTGAGTCATTAA
- a CDS encoding class II aldolase/adducin family protein, with amino-acid sequence MDYIALREELSKYGAKIVNKGLVVGPGGNISASEGGRMLISPSGFDLAEIQPEQWCVVDIESGQLEANSLRPSSEITMHLDAYRVRPDMTAIVHTHPANCIALGLIARELPFMFPDQAALIGSMEFIDYVVPTTQKLADAVAAKIIHSDTLLLENHGLVTSGKNLREAYYRTEIMEESARIYLLASAIRLPKVLTKEEVYEIQTLDSEAYRIALLQKQK; translated from the coding sequence ATGGATTATATAGCACTTAGAGAAGAATTAAGTAAATATGGGGCTAAAATCGTGAACAAGGGTCTGGTGGTGGGACCGGGTGGGAACATCAGTGCGAGTGAGGGGGGCAGGATGCTAATTTCACCAAGCGGATTCGACTTAGCAGAGATTCAGCCGGAGCAATGGTGTGTTGTAGACATCGAATCAGGTCAGCTGGAAGCGAATTCCTTACGTCCCTCTTCGGAGATCACCATGCATTTGGACGCATACCGTGTCCGACCGGACATGACAGCGATTGTGCATACACACCCGGCGAATTGTATTGCGCTTGGACTCATCGCTAGAGAGCTGCCATTCATGTTCCCCGATCAGGCAGCACTTATCGGCAGTATGGAATTCATTGATTATGTGGTGCCCACGACACAGAAGCTGGCCGACGCCGTTGCAGCGAAAATCATTCATTCTGACACCTTGTTATTGGAAAATCACGGATTAGTGACGTCCGGGAAAAACCTAAGAGAAGCGTATTATCGAACCGAGATTATGGAAGAAAGCGCGAGAATTTACCTGCTAGCCTCGGCCATCCGACTACCTAAAGTGCTGACCAAAGAAGAGGTATATGAAATTCAGACATTAGATAGTGAAGCTTATCGAATCGCACTTTTGCAAAAGCAGAAATAG
- a CDS encoding helix-turn-helix domain-containing protein codes for MFKEMSGKTPFQYLNELRMNAAVSYLHESDLSIEHIAMASGFSSIHYFSRLFKQKFGVSPTGWRKNPTR; via the coding sequence ATGTTCAAAGAGATGAGTGGCAAGACCCCGTTTCAGTATTTGAACGAGCTTCGAATGAATGCAGCTGTCAGCTATCTACACGAAAGTGATCTGTCCATTGAACATATCGCTATGGCATCGGGATTTTCATCTATTCACTATTTCAGCCGATTATTTAAGCAGAAATTTGGAGTCAGCCCTACGGGATGGAGAAAAAATCCTACCCGCTAA